A single window of Thermostichus vulcanus str. 'Rupite' DNA harbors:
- a CDS encoding protein phosphatase 1 regulatory subunit 42: MNLALKRMILNVHRSKCPPPPLTDGMDPGLSAAIRTSIGKPAGEITESDLASITELDASYRQISTLEGMPTMPNLRILDLEGNKLTSIEGLPNLPELQRLFLAYNELTDLRGYPNLPKLQELDLGANSISTLAGLNASNATDFRVNLNCAVGSNGIDLLELPTNLTELYLGFSAYRAGDLYRSLTQIPNMPSSLPNLRVLILNHNSFPNLEGLSVDLSSLQILDVSRNPLTSLSGLPPVSALPNLRADL, translated from the coding sequence TTGAATTTAGCCCTCAAAAGAATGATTCTGAATGTCCACCGTTCTAAATGTCCACCACCACCACTTACTGACGGAATGGATCCTGGCCTGAGTGCAGCTATCCGTACATCGATTGGCAAACCCGCTGGTGAGATTACAGAATCTGACTTGGCATCCATAACTGAACTCGATGCCTCTTATCGTCAGATCAGTACTCTTGAAGGTATGCCGACCATGCCTAACCTACGAATCTTAGATCTGGAGGGCAATAAGTTAACTAGCATTGAGGGATTACCTAACCTACCGGAATTACAGAGGCTTTTCCTGGCTTACAATGAGCTCACCGATTTACGAGGTTATCCCAATTTGCCCAAACTGCAAGAGTTAGATCTAGGAGCTAACTCTATTAGCACTCTTGCTGGGCTCAACGCCAGTAACGCAACTGACTTTAGAGTAAATCTAAACTGTGCGGTTGGATCCAATGGAATTGATTTGCTTGAGCTTCCTACCAACCTGACAGAGCTGTACCTAGGTTTTAGCGCTTATCGCGCTGGAGACTTATATCGCTCTCTCACCCAGATTCCGAATATGCCAAGCAGCTTGCCCAATTTACGGGTTCTAATATTAAACCACAATTCATTTCCGAACTTAGAAGGACTTTCGGTAGATTTGTCAAGTCTACAGATTTTAGATGTGTCTCGCAACCCACTAACGAGCTTGTCAGGGTTGCCACCAGTAAGTGCCCTGCCAAATTTGAGAGCTGATTTATAA